AAGGCCAGTCTCCGATGTAATGAACCGAGCCGATCACGTAGTCGAACCCGCCGCGGGCCAGGAACTCCCGCACGTAGTCCTCCGTGCCCGGGTGGAAATCCGCCTCGACTCCGAACTTGATCGAAAGCTGCGGAAAGGCCTCCCGGCAGCGCCGCACTTTTTCCACGTATTCGGGAAACTGAGCCTCGGTCATGCGGAAGTCGGGATCGTACGAGGGAGGCATCGGGGCGTGATCCGAAAACCCGATCTCCTCGATCCCTCGCTCCAGCGCGCGGCGCGCGTACTCTTCGGGCTCCCCGACCGCATGCTTGCAAAGGGGAGTATGCATGTGATAGTCCGCGATCATCGCGATCAAAGCCTCCGGACGACGCTCACGAAGAGCTCCCGCGCGGCCTCCGGCGTGGATGCGGCGGCCGTGCCCTGCAGGTCCGCCCGTTCCAGAAGCTCCCGGATCCGGCGGACCCGGCCGAGGGAGAGGGCCGAGTAGACCTTCTCGAGGAGCGCGGCGTCGGCCCCGACGAGCGCCAGGGCGAGCTCTTCGTCCTCCAGCCATTCGAGGACGCGCTCAAGATCTTCCCGGCGCATGCGCACGAGGTCCTGGAAGCCGAAGACGAGCGTCTGGAACGACGCCCCCAGGTCCGGATTCTCCCTCCACCCGCCGACCTCGAGATCCCGCCCGTCCCAGTAGCGCATCTTGACGACGTGTCGGCGCGCGCAGGGGTCGCAGAAGAACCGGATCTCGCCCCACTCGCCGATCCCGGGAACCACGGCGTAACCCTCGGCGGTCGAGGAGCACCCGAAGCACTGCATCCGGGCTCATGATACGGAGGCCGGCTCGGAAGCGGCAAGCCTTTTGCGGCCGAGCGCCCGGCCCAGCCCGAAGGCGACGATCGCCCCGACCGGGTAGAGCCAGGGATCGGCGATTTGGAGGTCGGGCCGGAAGGCCACCCCGGTCACGGCCGCCGCCGCCGCGACCGCGCCGAGGGCCCTGGGCCACTCCCTCCCGAGCGCGGCGAGGGCCGAAAGCGCCAGAATCCCGCAGGCGGCCGCCACGGCGTAGGGAATCCCGGGAACGTTCCGCCAGGAAAAGGCGATCGACAGAAGAAGCGCGAACGGCACCCCCCAGAGAAGTCCGCGTCCATCCCGCCCCCCCGGCCGGAGCGCCAGCAGGAGAATGCCGAGCATCGCGCCGTACGTGTACGAAGCCATCTTGAAGGCCAGGCGCAGAAGGTCCTTGAATCCGTAAAGCTGCGCGCACAGGAGCGCCACCCCGCACAGTCCCGCTCCGGCCAGGAGCACCAACAGCCGGGAAACCCTCACGAGCGTGCGCTCCGAACATCCTTTTTCCCGCAGGGGACGCTCCACGAGCCCCAGCATGGCCTGCGCCATCGCCGAAAGCGTCGAGGTGGCGGTCGCGGCCGAGAAGATCGCCGCGAACAGAAGACCCTTGACGCCCACCGGCATCGCCTGCCGGATGAATACCGGAAAGACGTAGTCCACCCGTTCCGCCACCAGCGTCGCGTCCGCCGGCGCCATCGGGTGCCGCCGGAAGTACGCATAAACGCCCACGCCCACGAGAAGCATCAGGGGCGTCAGCAGAAGTCCCACGCTCGAGGCGACGATCGCGCGCCGGGCCTCCCGCGGCGTGGCGCAGCAGAAGAGGCGCTGGGCCATCATCTGGTCCGTGCCGTGGGACGCCAGGGTCATCGCCCCGAACCCGAAAAGGCCCGTCCAGAGGGTGAACTCCGCGCGAGGGTCCAGGCTCAGATCCATCCAGCGGAACTTTCCGGCCTCCCGGCCCGCCTGGAAAATCTCACCGAGCCCGCCGGGCACGGCGGCGGCGACCGCCACGATCGCCGCCAGCGCTCCCACGAAGAGGATGACGAACTGCACGAGGTCGGTCCAGACCACGGAGTTGATGCCCCCCATCCACGTCCAGACGATCGACACGGCGCCCATCGCCGCGATCGCCGCCGGAAGGCCCATCCCCGTGATCGAGTCCAGGACGAGAGCGGCCAGAAAGAGGCGCACGCCCTGGGCCAGGAAGCCCCCCAGAAGAAAAAGCGCCGTCGTGGCCTTCTGCACGCCGGCGCCGAGCTGCTGCCCCATGAACTCATAGGGGCTGTAGATCTCCGACCGGTAGTAGGCCGGGAGGACCCAGAAGCCGATCGCCACCCGCGCCGCGATCGACCCGACGGCGAAGAGAAGATACCGGAAATCCCCGCCGGCGGCGTAGATCATGGCGGGCACGCTCACGAAGGTGACGCCGCTGATTTCGCTGGCGACGATCGATCCGCACACGGCCCACCACGGGAGCCGGCGTCCTCCCAGGAAGAAATCGCGGACCGTCTGCCGGCGTCCGGCGAGTTTCTCGGCGAGCCACGAGGTTCCCAGGAGGTAGAGGCCCAGGACCGCCCAGTCCGCGGCCTGGAAGTTCATCGGGACCCCCGCCCGTCACACGCGCCGGGTCTCGGCATGCTTCTGGGCTTCTTCGATCAGCGCCTGGATCTTCGCGCGATCCTTGCCGGGATCCAGTTCCAGGCACCGCCGGAAGTCGCGGATGGCGGCCTTGAAGTTCTTCAGGGCGAA
Above is a window of Planctomycetota bacterium DNA encoding:
- a CDS encoding sodium/solute symporter (Members of the Solute:Sodium Symporter (SSS), TC 2.A.21 as described in tcdb.org, catalyze solute:Na+ symport. Known solutes for members of the family include sugars, amino acids, nucleosides, inositols, vitamins, urea or anions, depending on the system.), whose product is MNFQAADWAVLGLYLLGTSWLAEKLAGRRQTVRDFFLGGRRLPWWAVCGSIVASEISGVTFVSVPAMIYAAGGDFRYLLFAVGSIAARVAIGFWVLPAYYRSEIYSPYEFMGQQLGAGVQKATTALFLLGGFLAQGVRLFLAALVLDSITGMGLPAAIAAMGAVSIVWTWMGGINSVVWTDLVQFVILFVGALAAIVAVAAAVPGGLGEIFQAGREAGKFRWMDLSLDPRAEFTLWTGLFGFGAMTLASHGTDQMMAQRLFCCATPREARRAIVASSVGLLLTPLMLLVGVGVYAYFRRHPMAPADATLVAERVDYVFPVFIRQAMPVGVKGLLFAAIFSAATATSTLSAMAQAMLGLVERPLREKGCSERTLVRVSRLLVLLAGAGLCGVALLCAQLYGFKDLLRLAFKMASYTYGAMLGILLLALRPGGRDGRGLLWGVPFALLLSIAFSWRNVPGIPYAVAAACGILALSALAALGREWPRALGAVAAAAAVTGVAFRPDLQIADPWLYPVGAIVAFGLGRALGRKRLAASEPASVS
- a CDS encoding FliG C-terminal domain-containing protein, translating into MQCFGCSSTAEGYAVVPGIGEWGEIRFFCDPCARRHVVKMRYWDGRDLEVGGWRENPDLGASFQTLVFGFQDLVRMRREDLERVLEWLEDEELALALVGADAALLEKVYSALSLGRVRRIRELLERADLQGTAAASTPEAARELFVSVVRRL